One Solanum pennellii chromosome 9, SPENNV200 DNA segment encodes these proteins:
- the LOC107031667 gene encoding F-box/kelch-repeat protein At3g23880-like, producing the protein MTTRYKMLIVPLIIPHSEASHLEPKQILILPVELIIEIFSRLPVKSLLRFKCVSSQWSCLISSPNFIKTHLRLFTNNKDFIHNRLLLTFIQPHRHLMDCSINSLLYDSDPKTFQLDYPMQNRRKLLKILGSVNGLICLSIGKDLILWNPSIRKFKKFRDPQCGCYVLHGFGYDELRDDYNLVLISKEEVRLYSSNSDSCRTLVYDRSVMAVREKNGIFVKGKLHWAKSLSQDQDQYQHSYNDWDIICIDVTDGEWGKVEKPFYGEGDFDLTPSVGVLGSDLSILCNNHSLQTDVWIMKSLQTDVWIMKDYGVKESWTKMYTMNRPNGHPQGYRFSPLFCGMSNKGEIFFEDDQSTFIIYDPKN; encoded by the exons ATGACAACAAGATATAAAA TGCTAATAGTTCCTTTAATTATACCCCACTCTGAAGCTTCCCATCTAGAGCCAAAACAAATTCTTATTTTGCCGGTAGAGCTGATCATTGAAATCTTCTCGAGATTACCTGTTAAATCTCTTTTACGATTCAAGTGTGTTTCATCGCAATGGAGTTGTTTAATCTCTAGCCCTAATTTTATCAAGACTCATCTTAGGTTATTTACTAATAACAAGGATTTCATCCACAATAGACTCCTATTGACATTTATTCAACCTCACCGCCATCTTATGGACTGCTCCATCAATTCCTTGCTTTATGATTCTGATCCTAAGACATTTCAATTGGATTATCCTATGCAAAATCGTCGTAAGTTACTTAAGATTTTAGGTTCTGTTAATGGATTGATTTGTTTATCGATTGGCAAGGACTTAATTCTTTGGAACCCGTCTATTAGGAAGTTCAAGAAATTTCGTGATCCTCAATGTGGTTGCTATGTGTTGCATGGTTTTGGATATGATGAGCTTCGTGATGATTACAATTTAGTGCTTATTTCCAAAGAAGAGGTCAGATTATATAGTTCAAATAGTGATTCATGCAGAACGTTAGTGTATGATCGTTCGGTTATGGCGGTTAGAGAGAAAAATGGTATTTTTGTGAAGGGGAAGCTTCATTGGGCTAAATCACTTTCACAAGATCAAGATCAATATCAACATTCATATAATGATTGGGACATCATTTGTATTGATGTGACTGATGGAGAATGGGGAAAGGTGGAAAAACCCTTTTATGGAGAAGGAGATTTTGATTTAACGCCATCTGTGGGAGTGTTGGGAAGTGATCTTTCTATTTTGTGTAATAATCATAGCCTTCAAACAGATGTGTGGATAATGAAGAGCCTTCAAACAGATGTGTGGATAATGAAGGATTATGGAGTTAAAGAATCTTGGACAAAGATGTATACCATGAATCGACCTAATGGTCATCCCCAAGGATATAGGTTTTCTCCGCTCTTTTGCGGGATGTCAAATAAAGGAGAAATCTTTTTTGAGGATGATCAATCAACTTTCATTATTTATGATCcaaaaaattaa
- the LOC107031666 gene encoding mitochondrial fission protein ELM1-like — MRTISRVFIIGNGVAGAENQCFGLVRALGLSHRQTLFRVIRPKGGINKRLQWLPVSLHKRLENVRRLIYGDPLPTQIAVRGHKLLSLAAERQVSSDILEANAKHIAALSCEAFAKDGPSLVVASGRDTISISSSIKQLAPEYVFTVQIQHPRSRLNRFDLVITPRHDYYPLTPEGQKQIPWFLRRWITPRTSPERHVILTVGALHQADSNALKDAADTWHDELATIPKPLLVVNVGGPTGHCRYGTDLAVELTALLLNIVPTCGSIRVSFSRRTPSKVSDIIWKELGNHPKVHIWNGQGPNPHMGHLAFADAFVITADSVSMLSEACSTGKPVYVIGAERCTWKFRDFHQSLKNRGVVRPFLGKEDISESWSYSPLNDTKEAAAHVITALAERGWGLPS; from the exons ATGCGAACCATTAGCAGAGTATTTATAATAGGAAATGGCGTCGCCGGTGCAGAAAATCAGTGCTTCGGTTTGGTTCGAGCTTTGGGCTTATCGCATCGACAAACACTATTT CGAGTTATTAGGCCAAAAGGAGGTATTAACAAGCGACTTCAGTGGTTGCCTGTTTCTCTCCATAAAAGGTTAGAAAATGTCAGGAGGTTGATTTATGGAGATCCACTTCCAACTCAAATAGCAGTCAGAGGACATAAATTGTTGTCTCTTGCTGCCGAAAGACAGG TTTCTTCAGATATCCTAGAAGCTAATGCAAAACATATTGCAGCACTATCCTGTGAAGCATTTGCCAA GGATGGTCCATCATTAGTAGTCGCATCAGGTCGTGATACTATCTCCATTTCAAGCTCAATAAAACAGTTAGCTCCAGAATATGTTTTCACTGTCCAG ATTCAACATCCTAGATCACGTCTAAATAGGTTTGACCTAGTGATCACACCTCGTCATGATTATTATCCTTTGACACCTGAGGGACAAAAACAAATTCCTTGGTTTCTTCGAAGGTGGATAACCCCTCGCACATCTCCTGAGAGACACGTG ATACTGACTGTTGGAGCCCTTCATCAAGCTGATTCTAATGCGCTGAAGGATGCAGCTGACACTTGGCACGATGAGTTAGCAACTATACCAAAACCTTTGCTTGTGGTTAATGTTGGAGGGCCTACAG GTCATTGTAGATATGGTACAGACCTAGCAGTGGAGCTAACAGCCTTGCTTCTGAATATTGTTCCAACCTGTGGGAGCATCAGAGTATCTTTTTCTCGTAGAACTCCTAGTAAG GTCTCAGACATCATATGGAAAGAGCTTGGAAATCATCCTAAAGTTCACATTTGGAACGGTCAAG GTCCAAATCCACATATGGGACATTTGGCTTTTGCAGATGCTTTTGTTATCACTGCTGACTCAGTTAGTATGTTAAGCGAGGCTTGCAGCACGGG GAAACCTGTTTATGTAATTGGTGCTGAGCGATGTACGTGGAAATTCAGAGACTTCCATCAATCCTTGAAAAATCGAGGAGTTGTTCGGCCATTCCTTGGAAAAGAAGAT ATATCTGAAAGTTGGAGCTATAGTCCCCTGAATGATACTAAGGAGGCTGCTGCGCATGTGATTACAGCACTAGCCGAACGAGGATGGGGATTGCCATCATAA